Within Populus trichocarpa isolate Nisqually-1 chromosome 6, P.trichocarpa_v4.1, whole genome shotgun sequence, the genomic segment TACATGAcaacaatattttcttaaaaaaatcaatgcaccCCGAATTCGGGGTTTGCAAATCAAATCCTAGTACAGTAAAAACATACATGAAGATGGTGTTTAAGGCTTCTAgaacatttttctttctaaatatcctcaaccaaaaaaaaagaaagaagaaatgcaCCCCAGCTGCTAGGGACAAAATCCAGCTCCAGTTTTAAGCTTTTTATACTATCCTCTAATCTAAAATCCACCAACTCCATCTTAAATAGTTATCTACAATGCTCTTTTGCAGCGTCCTTTGCTTCCTCTGTCCTCGATCTACAGGATAACAAGAAAAACAGTAGTATGGTGAGTCGAGAAGGAGAAGAATTGATGAACTTACTATACTCACTATGGCACAAGTCTCTAACAAGAGCTGCCCAAACAACTACGGATTTAAAGAGatgttgaaaattaaacatGTAGGCGTCAATAATCAAGTTCATGGAACCACTAAAGAATTTTATAACAGATAACTTGCTTTTATATGATTGTTCCcactctcttttgttttttctttcattaaccCTCTATTGAATTTTTAGTATAATTTAtctgtaaattaattaatccatttTGCAATTTGAAAACTCAAAAACTACCAATCCTACTCAACACAGCAAGAGCCTTGTATCTGTaactatatatgtgtgtgtagaAAGGTGCGGTTAATCATTAGGTCATATGATCAATCACATGCAGAGAATGGAAAAGGGAGAAATCACAACCCATCCCTTCACCCTTTAATGTTTCAGCTGGCTAATTAATCCATCTCATCCTCACATAAGCTCAACCCTTATTCTTTGAGCCGGCACATTCATTTGATGGTTTTTGCGCTCGCAACAGACATGAACCATTTCAATGAAGGGCAGTCGACTTGACTAGTGTCTGTATGCGGGCACGTGTGTGCATGCACGCGCGACAAAACTCAAGATCTTGTTCACTGCATGGGAAGTACTACAAAGGCTTCACCATCCTGTTTTTTTGGTATTCTCCAGATCTTGTTAAGTGTGtaagataaattaataaaccattttaaaattagGAAACGCACTGCAAGTAAACTTTCCAGTAAAAATCGCAGCAATCATCCATGGAAAATTTTTCTGAGGTCCAAATGATCATAGATAAAAGAAAGCGGATATTAATAGCAAAATGATTGCATTATAAAGTATTGAGTCACCTAAATATGCACAACAAAAGCAAAGCTAGTCATTGTTCTTTTAGTTACAGCAAGACAACATCAAGTAGATACAAGCCTAATAAAGATTAGTAACATATTCTAACTCACATTATATTCGATTTGAGAAACTTTAAGGTGGAGCTTGGAAAATTCCATCCCTTGTGTGTGTGGCTGAGAAAAAgcttcattttcttcaattccCCGGGGAGAAACTATAGTGaaataaataggtaaaaacTCATTAAATCTCTAGTCATTGTTCTCTTGTATATGAAAAGTGTGCCATAAGCTGCAAGTACTAtgttaaaacaaatcaaatattcatGATTATTACCATTGGGGCAGAGTCATTCCTCTCCACCATTGACATTGTTAGTCTGAACAACTTTTGGCAGATTGCTGTTCATCAGATGTTCTCCCCTTGGCAGATTATGTTCTCCTGGAATAAAGAATTCCTTGATTCAGACTCAGAAAAAGATAGCTAACTTTAATATGTATTTCTTACCATCTGTTTCACGATTGTGATTTTGAGCTGTTGTCGTTGTTATATCAGAGCTTAACACACGTGCAAGATGCTTAACACGATTCAATCGTAATGCTTTTGGAGGTGTGCCTGAACCAAGGTTTCAATAAGAAGGTGGAACATACATAAATGTCTCTATTATAACCAACATTGGACACACTCGATTGACAAACAATTTGATTCACATGAGACACTCGATTAGCAAGCAATTTTGAACAAATATTTATGATACAGGatcaaatgaaaataacaatatttaagcTTACAATTGGAAGCTGTCTCCCCCTTCATCGTCAAATCTGCTGGAATTTTGTGAGTATCACCAATATCCAGGGTATCAACCAGTGACCGAGCAAGGTGTTTTATATGGTTTAGACGTGACCTTATAGGTAATTTAGCTAATTTATGCGCTGGAACTTCTAAACctgttaaaaaaatctattagtAAGTATCAAGCTGCCTTCATATCAAATGCATTACAAAAATGACAAGCCTCACCCACGGAATTTGCATTGCCTGCATTAAAACTTCCTTGTCTTTGATCCAAATCAGCATGACAAACACCATTAGATTGGACAGGAACCGAGATAGCTGTTTGATGATTTTCATCACTCAGGAGCATAGGCGATTCATCACTATCCACAAGACCGGATTGATTGATCTGAGGTTCTCTCACATTTTGTGCTCTTTCTCTCCTCAACTGATAGTTTCTACGTCGTCTTGCAAgatgattctctctctcttcaacacTCATTGATTGCCTTCTTTGTCTGTCTCGTAATCGCCGCCTTTCTCTTTCTTGCTCCTTTTGCAAATTCCTCAACACTGCTCTTTCCGTTAACTCCTTCATATTCTtcaattatttcataaaaaaactcaatgaacCCACAATCTGAACCAATAATTCAGCactcaaaacacaaaataaaccaaaaaagataatttctttACCAACCCAGATACATAAAGCAACAAGCTTTATAAACCTATAATCAAAACCACCACCAACCCATTACTCAAAATCTCCTCGGCATCAAAATTCAAgcattaaaaatccaaaaacaacctCAATATGCAACAAAAAATAACGTATTAAAGACCGTAACTTTCACATTTTCTTGCTCCAGATGAAAAACTGGAACAACACTATCATCTACAATTCATGAAAAACAGAACCCATAACTCATTTCATCCAATTAAGAAACCAATAGATCATAGTAATCTCATGATTAGCACTGTAAGGACAAGATAAACattacaagaaaacaaaaaaacaatgcaaaaaaattgtcaaactAACCTTAAAAATGTGATCTTTATAATGTCGGAGCCAAGATTTACTTGTCTTCTTGATTtgtaagagagagaggagaagagagagagacgaAGAGAGTGGTAAATAAGGTTTGAGGTTGCTCTTGTTTTGTTTCGACCGGGTTGTGTGGTGAATTGTTAATACCAAATTTTGCCAAATCAGTGGGTAATTTGATGCATAATTTAGGCCTAATCAATCGATTCCTTTTGCATCTAATGAGGACGGGGTAATATGGGCCATTGTCATGTGAAAccattgttttaaaattcagaCAGGCCAGGCTGATCAGAAACTTGAATttatttgggttaaaaaaaaacacttgattaATCTTGTGATCTAATTAACTTAGACATGACATAAATAAAACTGAGACattaattcattgattttttaaaaagaaattgtcaaaatattgttattttaatttttttttaagtagacTTTTCTAATTCGTTATTCAGTTTTTGTCTTGattcaattctaaattaaattttaaaataatttataaaacccaaaacaatttaagaaaagataaagtcTTATTCCAGTGTTCTCTTTGGATTTGGAATAGATGTAAATTCACGTgtaattcatataatattttaaaaaaaattattgttttaaccattttttttatgtggtaaCCACAATTAATTTTGAGAAGAGTTGTACAAGGGAATTGATCGGAGTGGCAAGTTGCGGGTTGGGATCCCAACTCGATTCGAAAAAAAACTTAGTCCGAGCTACACTTGTGATACCACCACCATGCCGAGTCTAATAACTATGAATTCAAGATTGGTCCATTCTTCATACCTGGACACTGAGAACAAAATGCATCTCAAAATGAAAAGTTAGTAAATTCATCATTTATGTTCTTAACAATGTTCAAAAAGTGCATACTTTGAACTCCGAGACTGCAAATAACACAGACCTACTCTTGTTTCATTCCATGGTGGACATGTACAATGATTTGAGGTTGTCTCAACACTAGCTGTATTCTCCCAAAAAAAGCTAATCCCATTTCTATGAGAATGATAACATCACTACTGATCGTTCtctaaatgagaaaaaaaagggtaagaTTACATTTACAGATTACATTTAAGGAGCTGAAGCTATTCGGTTTTCACCGCCAGGCAGAAGAAGTTGCCATGTCTCTATCTCGCCAGCGAAGGTAAAGAGCCCAGTCTCTCTCCTGAACACTATAGTCCCTGTGGTATTCCTTCAACAAATCTTTAACGGCAGTAGTCGCTGAAGAGCCCAGTGGGTACTGATTAAATCCTGCCATGGTAAATCGAGACCTCCACTTCGCAAGAAGTTCATGCCGTTCAACCCTCTCAGCTTCCTCACAAGCGATCATATTGACAATGTCTCGAGCCACACACTGCTGCTCTGCATTAATCCTCTGCTTGAAGTCCATAGAGCTACCAGCGGCAATAGATTCAAACATAGCTGCATAATAATCTAGTGTCTCGATGAATCTTGGAAAGAATGGTTTGGTGTTAGTGTTGGATTCTTGCTCGATGAGGGTCACGATCCTTGGTGACAAACTCTTCACCATCCTTATCAATCTATCTCTGTGATTCCATGTGTTCACACTCTCATCAGGCATGTGGTGCAACACGTACGGAAAATTCACAACCACAGCTTCCCCAGGTTGGACCCTAAGATGTTCCAGTTGAACCTCACAACCATCCATGGCAACATCATGGAACTCAAATGGCACATTGCAGGACTCGGCAACTTTTGATAGCCTTTGTCCCACAATATCAAGTCCTCCACCACGAGCATCAGCTGATTGAGAATCATCAACGCCAGTTATATGAATTGCTGGGGGTCCACCTGGCCGGCAAGCAAGCATCTGCATTAGAAGAATCCACTGGCTTCCCTGTGCAATCTGGAAGTCGATGATATGAATTCTGGGTTCGTATTCTACAGCTTCTCGAATGACAACATTAGCCGATGTGTATGCAAACTTCCAATAAGGGCATATCTGATAGAGAATGCCCATGTAAGTCATCAGATCTGAGCTGATTGGTGCTTCACACTTCAAGGCTCTGTAGATTTTACTTCCTGAGAGTTCCAACCTTGCCCTAAGCCCTTCCAACATATAAGCACCCAACCGCTGGATTGGCTCTCCAGAGACTGACACCATTTGGTCCAAAACATGCATTAGACCTGCTGATCTTTGTATATCAGCATTTGATACTGCATCAGCGCAGGCAAGGAGCACATGCTTAAGATCCAACCTAGGGATCATTTCCATCATTTGGTTCCAGTCCCAACTTGCATATGGTTCTGCTTGGTATCCTCCACTCACAAAGCAAAAACTGCCGCTGTCAGTAATATCAGATTCAGGCCCAAGCAATGAAATTTCCAACTCCCTCAATTTCTGCCTCAGTATATTGCCGTCATCAGCAGAGGAAGATCCACTCAAAGGAGATCCATACATATTTTCAGGGGAATGACGAGGATCAGAAATGCATGAATGTGAACCCTGGGATGAAAAGGGGCTTCTGTTGGATGAGATGCTGGCAGCAGGAGAATCATAGACAACGAAACCAGCAGTCGCTGAGGATGATTCCAGGGTGAAGAATTGTCCTAGACATGTCTCAAAGGAAACACTGGTTCCTTGGCTTCCAGCATCTGAATACAGAGTCTTGTCTAAAATTTGGATATGAGACAAACCATATGGATCAATCTCTTGCACTGGCTGGTGGTAAAACCCATGGATGCCAGCTGATCGGTGTTTCTGAGAGGTTTGCATCTAGAACTAGTTCACTGGTGGGCTTAGCTCAGACAAGAGATCGTGGAATTGATAACTAGCCTTTTCTATCAGAACTGTCACCTTCACTTGGCAACGCAATGACTTTTGGAATGCCACATGCTATAATCACTGAACACTTATAAACAGCGAGGCAGCTGCCAAGTCTAAATTCACTCGTCACCACAAAACTTTTTGCTGTCCAAAATGCATCCTTATCCTCGGCAATGCATTAAAAGACCACCACAATCTGTTACAAGGACACAACACATGATCAGTGCGTATTGACAAcagaaaagttaattaaaaaagaagcagaCAAGTGAGAGCAGGTGATAATCACTATACGTAGAAAGACCATCCAAGAAAATTACGAAGGGCCCAAATTAACCTGGTAAATGGTACAAATAAGTGACCAGATTAAACAGAAAATGAAACCCTAGCACAATCATGGACTTGGCAACAAGGCAACCTGTACAAGCAGGTACGTGAAAGAAGTGAGGAAGTCCTAACTTGGATTGGGGCTGATAATACTAAGGAGCGAAGTCGCTTTGTGGGTCATTGCATCTCCGGGATGACCTGATCCGtcaacttttaataaaaataatcgaATTTGATCATCAATGACAACCAGAAAAGAGCAAAATCAATGCTCTGTATCattttttcccttccttttgACTTCTAAAGTAGATGGCCATAGTCACTTAAAAAAGtactaaaaaatacaaaaacaattgacCATAAAGTCAGTCAATCCTCGAGGAGTATGAACGAGCAAGAAACAGACTTGAGAAAAAACAGATCATTGACAGTTTCGTTGACGGAAAcagcaaagaaaaaagatttcaagaagcaagaaaattacATCTTTGTTTCGAAATAAATTCTAGCTTTTGGTATATCATGTCCAAGAAATACGAATGCAAAAATTTCTGGAGAGAATTAAGTAATGACTATTCTATCAGTACAAAATAGGATAATTGagcaatcaatttttttaaaaaaagcttttcGATCAAACTCCGTAGAAAACAAAgtggaaaagcaaaaaaaatctgAGAACAAATACAAGATCTACCATTTAGAAGTGGGGCTTATGAATCCCTTCTCCCTAAACCGGTTTCTGCTATCAATCAACCTATGCAGTTCAACCCACTATTGCAGAATAATTTAAAAGCAGCAACGAAGAAATACGCAAATCTTGTAAGAACAGACATCGAGTTTGGCAGAAGCATGATCAACTACATGTAGatccaaaagaaaatgaaaactgATTCATAAACACATGCTTCTCCAtatcgaaaaaaataaataaatgggaaaaaaatatattccataatgataattgatcatcaacaaccGCTAAAAGTGACCATCCTTAGAATCAGAAGCTATATCGTCAACCGAAAAAAAAGATTCCATTGTGTTACCTAGAATTTAAACCGTTACTTTTAGAACTAATTCAACTCACTCAATGAAAACACCGAAAGCAACCGagtatgaagaagaagaagaagaagcagaaaaggCACTTTAAAAGCCAAAAAGTGCTTGTAGTGGACAAACCAACACACaaaccagaaaaataaaatgaaaaaaaaaggaataaaaaaatccattccCAGATGACAAAGCATAAAatcaaaaaccaacaaaaaaggTCACAAAATTAATAAGCCATAAAATTTCCTGTGATAACAAACAGACTGAATGCATTCTGTGACAAATCtaattaatctttcaacaatTTAAAGCACTAATTTCCAAGCACAATCAAGCAACCTAAACATGCCTTTTCCACTCCTTAAATAGCTAAAATCCATGGTAGTCAATACATATCTACAAGTAGTAAAACTTTTCAAAGGATGCGTACAGCTATACCACAAGAACTAAATTTTATATCTCCCCTTAAAGATGCTaactttcaattcaaacaagaaaagaaaagtcatTTCCATGAATTCTAACACCAACCCACATCCTTAAActcataaattctaaaaaataaatgaacttgGACCTCAAATTCATCCAAAACATCAGTTAACAAACAGGAACCTCAAAAAGAACCATAACAAGCTCAATTTAAGACAGAACCCATCAAGAAAATCATACTTAATCACCACATTTAATGAAATGACgagtatgtatatatatatttttggtgtgAATGAAATGATGAATTTACTTTGCACACCTTAAACTCTCCAAAGCTTTCTCAGGTTTTCAGTTTGTGTTTGATTCTTTCTTGTACAGCTAGCAAAGAGCAGCAACCGCGGTTGAAGGAAGAGGAAATCTATTGGCATTTTATGGTCCAACGTGAATAACAAATGCCCCtcgaattttatttatttacattagTACCAACCAAACGTGTAAAGACTAAAGAGTGATGATTGGACTGCAAGAATTCCTTAGAATTAACGagcttatattatattataatattatattatatttatggcTTGTAACAACCCACAATTATTTTGTATTCAAATACAATAAGTAgttctcaaaaaagaaaatacaaactcGGATATGATCAAGCtgttaaacttgaaaaaaaatattaattttaatataggAAAACAAATTCTAGAACATCATAAAtgttacaaaaatattataacttgTATTTTCTAACGTGAAGGATTCAAGTGGCTGTCGTACTTTAGAGAATGAATGAATCCTTACAACTTGGTCAAGAATGGTGGTATACATGTACAGCATGGTTAAAAAATACGTATTGAAATGGGAATATTCTTGGGATTTGTTGCCGCCATTGGGCATATGGAAGTAGATATCTGAAACTTCTTCTCTGCGTGTGAGTTAGGGGAGCTTATGGGGTTTTGTTAGCTTTGTTTTGTTGGGCATATATATGGACTGAACCATCCTGCCACAAATGTTGGCTTGTTGTGCTTGAGGTTTGCACCGCATGCCCACTTCGATAAGCACACATACTATGATACTCTTTGTCTTCCTTGTCTTCACTTAGATTCCCTAGGGGAGGCTGTCTTCCTGTCGGGTTTCAGAGCGAGTAGAGTTCTTGAAATGGAAAATTAGGTCGTGCTTGTCAATATTAATGTCTAGCGTTACGTATTCTACCGTCTAATTGATCAATTTTGATACCCATTTTACATTGTTCAACATCGTACGTAGACGTTAAGACTCAGTAGTAGAAATAACGTGAGTAAGGGTACGAGTAATTCAAACAATTATTGGTGTTAAACTGATTAGGTATCATGAAAATTACTTCATCGttgaaagaaaattatgtttatttgcatgcatatatataaacCCAATTCAAATCTAATAAATACTAACGTGTTATTGAGTGTTGTCAAGTCTCACCAACTCGAGATAAACCAGTCAAGAAAATCGTTTGAATTCActaaaattatatcttaaatcTTCAAGAGGAAGGAGGGAACGTCCTTCAATGCTAACTTGCAAGGTGACATATGAATTGATAGGAGGAAAAACCCTAGAATTAAGTGCAATCAATATAATCATGGGTTTTAATTAgactaaattatttattttcaacataatGATAACATggtcaaataaatatataaaaaattatgagcaAAGTTGTTGAATTCTTCTACGGTGCTATGAGTAGTTGTTGaccttaaaataattaattcgcGGGTATATAACTAAGGCTTAGAACTTGTAAGGTATTTaagtaaattaataattatgttttccacaaaaaaaaaataacattattaattgattgaagTAAAGATTTAACGAAGAGATCATTCTGAGATGGATTAGGGTTTGGTTGATTGAATATTGATTGTTGATAACATGGAATCAAGAGACCATAAgaacattattaatattaacgttctttcttctttaaaaacaattccTGTTAAGACTTtccatttataataataataataaaaatcatgagttagagattaaaaaaaaaaaaaaaacatggacttcccttgattttttttactaattaactttttttataatacttccatgagtaatatttttaatttaagtatatcaatataaaaattaagaagttGCCTATTaagtaaaattgtaatttttttaaacttttagagtttaaatcttaaatcttaaataaaataaatgatagaatAAATTTACTGATTTATTTGTATATAGTTGATAGTATGACCAATCAATTGATTAATCAAGCTATGGGAacaatgtttaaatttttaattatattaattatattatcaaattatgcttaattttatagTGAAAAGACatgtttaaatataattttatgaatgatACAACCAATGTCACATTCAACATTTCTCAGATTATGTAAGATTTCAtggtatttattttcttcaaagagTTGAATGCTAAACTTTTCaaagttcaagaaaataaaacttgtattcaataaattattttataaaataaagttttttttataaaagaagtaGTTGACATTCAAATAAATGTAGCGGGAGCAGCTGCCGTCATGCGTAACCATCAGCAAAACGAGGAGCGCGTCAGGAGACGCGGCTTCATGGCATCTTCAGTAATTTAACAAGTATCCAAGGGCAGTCGTTTAAAGGGTGCATCTACCTGGAAGGCCAACAATGCTTCACATTCTTCGAAGCAACAGCTACTTacttttattattcatttttggCAAAcctacttttatatatttatatttgagcctacattttgccttcttttatttatttatttccctaATCCCTTTGTTGTACGCTCTTTTTACAGATTATAGAAAGCTATAAAACATAGAggtgatattttttattcgatttagtttttataaaacaaaataattgaattgaaattttttttaaaaaagaaaccaaaacgaAACCAGTTCAAATCGATCGGTTTTGattcaaataagtttttttggacaaaaaccggttctaaccggtttggctcgggttttttcggtttgagttcggttcggttttttttgttatttttttttctaattttctcggtttaatcggtttttttgctcatcccAAATAAAAAGTATGGAATTATGTTGTAgggataaattaataaaaaatatttaattaaaaaaaggtaaataacaacaaacttatatttacattaattttagaatgaatttttatttttttccagacatgaaatataaataaatatatctcaTATGTGTTAattattcttcttttatttaaaaatagtaatGTAACACTATTTAAGATATTGGAGTTACTCgtacttgaatttattttattaaaaataaatagcataCTATTTGTTTtccataattattaatttctaatttaaaaatatgttgagtgttttttcatggttcttaaTCCctaatttagaaattatttattctaataatttatgtttaagaGGTGTTTAGAAAAGGTAGGATAGATTATGATGATGATATGACAATTAGCATCTCCTCCTACTCCACTCCACTAAAAAAAGATAACGTGTGGACTACGACCACGACGTTAATGTAGATCctcatcaatcattttcatcaGGCATCACATCACATCACATCATAAATATTACACAAAACGAGTAAATTGATTCTAGCCTTTGATCAGTAAACGAGTAAGAAACCAACCAGTTACAAGACGGCATTTTTGTAGCATGTGTTTAATGTTACCTCGTTCTTAGGTTAGTGC encodes:
- the LOC7463691 gene encoding uncharacterized protein LOC7463691, with the translated sequence MKELTERAVLRNLQKEQERERRRLRDRQRRQSMSVEERENHLARRRRNYQLRRERAQNVREPQINQSGLVDSDESPMLLSDENHQTAISVPVQSNGVCHADLDQRQGSFNAGNANSVGLEVPAHKLAKLPIRSRLNHIKHLARSLVDTLDIGDTHKIPADLTMKGETASNCTPPKALRLNRVKHLARVLSSDITTTTAQNHNRETDGEHNLPRGEHLMNSNLPKVVQTNNVNGGEE
- the LOC7463692 gene encoding scarecrow-like protein 13 gives rise to the protein MQTSQKHRSAGIHGFYHQPVQEIDPYGLSHIQILDKTLYSDAGSQGTSVSFETCLGQFFTLESSSATAGFVVYDSPAASISSNRSPFSSQGSHSCISDPRHSPENMYGSPLSGSSSADDGNILRQKLRELEISLLGPESDITDSGSFCFVSGGYQAEPYASWDWNQMMEMIPRLDLKHVLLACADAVSNADIQRSAGLMHVLDQMVSVSGEPIQRLGAYMLEGLRARLELSGSKIYRALKCEAPISSDLMTYMGILYQICPYWKFAYTSANVVIREAVEYEPRIHIIDFQIAQGSQWILLMQMLACRPGGPPAIHITGVDDSQSADARGGGLDIVGQRLSKVAESCNVPFEFHDVAMDGCEVQLEHLRVQPGEAVVVNFPYVLHHMPDESVNTWNHRDRLIRMVKSLSPRIVTLIEQESNTNTKPFFPRFIETLDYYAAMFESIAAGSSMDFKQRINAEQQCVARDIVNMIACEEAERVERHELLAKWRSRFTMAGFNQYPLGSSATTAVKDLLKEYHRDYSVQERDWALYLRWRDRDMATSSAWR